The following proteins are co-located in the Macadamia integrifolia cultivar HAES 741 chromosome 3, SCU_Mint_v3, whole genome shotgun sequence genome:
- the LOC122073140 gene encoding PLAT domain-containing protein 3-like: protein MGIRIKDHHLCFLFFIVVLSSAIIAQSDDCVYTAYIRTGSIFKGGTDSIISLTLYDAEGNYVEIPNLESWGGLMEDGYNYFERGNLDIFSGRAECLETPVCAMNITSDGSGPHHGWYCNYVEVTSTGPHISCAQQLFTVEQWIALDAPPYELTAIRNYCPYDLGGLRSTTDKNKRKHRHQILSGLTAA from the exons ATGGGAATTCGGATCAAGGATCATCATCtctgcttcctcttcttcattgttGTCCTCTCTTCCGCCATTATCGCTCAATCA GATGATTGTGTTTATACGGCTTACATAAGGACGGGATCGATCTTCAAGGGAGGAACTGACTCGATCATAAGCCTAACCTTGTACGATGCGGAAGGTAACTATGTCGAGATCCCGAATCTGGAGTCCTGGGGAGGTTTAATGGAGGATGGTTACAATTACTTCGAGAGGGGAAATCTCGACATCTTTAGCGGCAGAGCGGAGTGTTTGGAGACGCCTGTGTGCGCAATGAACATCACATCTGACGGATCGGGACCTCACCATGGTTGGTACTGCAACTATGTGGAGGTTACTTCGACGGGGCCTCACATCTCCTGCGCACAACAGCTCTTCACGGTTGAGCAATGGATCGCGCTTGACGCTCCTCCTTATGAGCTAACCGCTATCCGGAATTACTGCCCTTACGATCTTGGCGGCCTCCGCAGTACCACCGACAAGAATAAGAGGAAGCATCGTCACCAGATCCTCTCGGGGTTGACTGCTGCGTAG
- the LOC122074847 gene encoding ABC transporter C family member 3-like, which translates to MSCSYLGLHIGLYWKHLSLSFQLFVSDVVSIIGGLLFCYAGLFGKGREDGDTHLLEPLLKSTSCRNNDDKDIGGESVTTYANANLFSTFTFAWMGPLLSLACKKTLDLEDVPQLANYDSAKVVFAHFRNKLEFDGNDGQVSKLKLMKALVLSTWKEILWTALLTIVCTLASYIGPNLIITFVQYLNGPHQQEYKGYALVFIFFLSKLIRGFSDRHLFFQLRKMALRVRAALFTTIYKKGLRLSSQSKQSSTSGDNINLMSVDVERIGIFSWYLHDIWMVPIQIILALSFLYNNLGLASLAAFIATMILMLANVPLGKLQNKFQGGLMDSKDQRMKATSEALRNMRILKIQGWEMKLLGKLIELRNFETRWLKKLVYTSAITAFVYSSAPMFVSMVTFGFCMLLGIPLDSGTILSAFAMFEILRVPIYTLPDTISMVVQTEVSLNRIISFLCLDELHPNIVQKLPRDGVDIAIEIIQGNFTWDIHSPNLILKDINFRVYHGMKVAICGSVGSGKSSLLSCILGEMPKESGAIKLYGIKAYVSQSPWIQSGNIVDNILFGKEMNQERYEMILEACSLKKDLELFTFGDQTVIGERGINLSGGQKQRIQIARALYHDADIYLLDDPFSAVDAHTGTHLFKECLMRILGLKTVIYVTHQVEFLSSADLILVMKDGMITQAGKYNDILSLGTDFMELVGAHKKALANLNSVEHGTTFDNLINGEEISTLLCSEESNQDDEEREPNNYKTKKFVEPKGQIVQEEKREKNEVSLSVYWKYVTTAYKGAFVPLIIMAQILSQILIIVSSYWMVLATPFSMDMRPQIRDSTFIFVYVVLILGSSICIFTRSILVVTAGYKSATLFFNKMHLCIFRAPMSFFDSTPSGRILNRVSIDQSALDTFIPRQIEELLISVIAFLGTAIVMSLVAWKMLIVFIPMIVTCIWYQKYYTPAARELSRLFGVCQAPIIQHFVESSLGSTTIRCFDQEERFMDTNLKLVDEYSRPKFHFSGAMEWLCFRMDLLASITYAFSLIFLISIPEGVFAPGVMGLAVTYGLSFNMHGVVWDLNRLETKIISVERILQYSCIPSEPPLLVIENRPSHDWPSQGKVDIVDLQVRYASHLPPVLRDLTCSFPGGMKIGIVGRTGSGKSTLVQALFRMLEATTGHILIDSINISKIGLHDLRSRLSIIPQDPTMFQGTLRNNLDPLEEYTDEQIWEALDRVQLGDKVRKKDGKLDSAVTENGENWSIGQRQLVCLGRVLLKRSKVLVLDEATASVDTATDYLIQQTLKQHFSMSTVITIAHRMTSILDIDMVLLLDNGVLLEYDSPAKLLKTKSSFARLVKEYTRRCSS; encoded by the exons ATGTCTTGTTCCTATCTTGGTTTACATATTGGTTTGTATTGGAAACATTTGTCTCTATCCTTCCAACTATTTGTCTCGGATGTTGTTTCCATTATTGGTggtttattattttgttatgcTGGGTTGTTTGGCAAGGGGAGAGAAGATGGAGATACCCATCTTTTGGAGCCTCTTTTAAAAAGCACTTCTTGTCGAAACAACGATGACAAGGATATTGGTGGTGAGAGTGTAACTACTTATGCAAATGCCAATCTTTTTAGTACTTTTACTTTCGCTTGGATGGGCCCTTTGCTTTCACTCGCATGTAAAAAAACACTTGACcttgaagatgttcctcaacTTGCCAATTATGATAGTGCCAAAGTCGTCTTTGCTCATTTCAGAAATAAACTTGAATTTGATGGTAATGATGGTCAGGTAAGCAAACTCAAGCTGATGAAAGCATTGGTTCTCTCAACGTGGAAAGAAATTTTATGGACGGCTTTACTCACCATTGTATGCACATTGGCTTCTTATATTGGGCCAAATCTGATTATCACATTTGTTCAATATCTCAATGGCCCTCACCAACAAGAATATAAAGGCTACGCacttgtgtttattttctttctttcaaagctCATAAGGGGCTTCTCAGATAGACACTTGTTCTTTCAATTGCGAAAGATGGCACTTAGGGTCCGTGCTGCCTTGTTCACAACAATTTATAAGAAAGGTCTTAGGCTTTCAAGCCAATCAAAGCAAAGCAGCACTAGTGGGGATAATATTAATTTAATGAGTGTAGATGTTGAGAGGATTGGTATTTTCAGTTGGTACTTGCATGATATATGGATGGTTCCTATTCAGATTATTCTAGCATTGTCATTCTTGTACAACAACCTTGGGCTTGCTTCACTTGCAGCTTTCATTGCCACAATGATTCTGATGTTAGCAAATGTTCCACTtggaaaattacaaaataaatttcAAGGGGGATTGATGGATTCAAAGGATCAGAGGATGAAGGCAACATCTGAGGCCCTAAGGAATATGCGGATTCTCAAGATCCAGGGTTGGGAGATGAAATTATTAGGTAAGTTAATTGAGCTTAGGAACTTTGAAACAAGATGGTTAAAAAAGTTAGTTTATACATCAGCCATTACTGCCTTTGTCTACTCTTCTGCTCCCATGTTTGTATccatggttacttttgggttcTGTATGCTTTTGGGAATTCCACTAGACTCAGGAACGATTCTATCTGCATTTGCAATGTTTGAAATATTGCGAGTGCCCATTTATACTCTCCCAGACACAATCTCCATGGTAGTTCAAACTGAAGTTTCTCTTAACAGAATAATCTCATTCCTCTGTCTCGATGAACTTCACCCGAATATAGTTCAAAAGCTTCCAAGAGATGGTGTTGATATTGCAATTGAGATAATCCAAGGAAATTTCACTTGGGATATTCATTCCCCTAATCTTATATTGAAAGATATAAATTTTCGAGTCTATCATGGTATGAAAGTTGCTATATGTGGTTCTGTTGGGTCAGGTAAGTCAAGCTTACTTTCATGCATATTGGGAGAAATGCCGAAAGAATCTGGAGCTATTAAGTTGTATGGGATAAAGGCCTATGTTTCACAATCACCTTGGATACAAAGTGGAAATATAGTAGATAATATATTGTTTGGTAAAGAGATGAATCAGGAAAGGTATGAAATGATCCTTGAAGCATGCTCATTAAAGAAGGACTTAGAATTGTTTACCTTTGGGGACCAAACTGTTataggggagagggggatcaactTGAGTGGTGGGCAGAAGCAAAGAATCCAGATTGCACGTGCTTTGTACCATGATGCTGATATTTATCTACTTGATGATCCTTTTAGTGCTGTAGATGCTCATACGGGAACACATTTATTTAAG GAGTGTTTAATGAGAATTTTGGGCTTGAAAACAGTAATTTATGTTACCCACCAAGTAGAATTTTTATCCTCTGCTGATCTTATCCTG GTTATGAAAGATGGAATGATTACTCAAGCAGGAAAGTATAATGACATTCTTAGCTTAGGAACTGACTTTATGGAATTAGTAGGTGCACATAAGAAAGCTTTGGCAAACCTTAATTCTGTCGAACACGGAACTACTTTCGATAATTTAATTAATGGTGAAGAAATTAGTACTTTGTTGTGTAGTGAGGAGTCTAATCAAGATGATGAGGAAAGGGAACCCAACAactacaaaacaaaaaaatttgtagAGCCAAAAGGGCAGAttgtccaagaagaaaagagagaaaaaaatgaagttagTCTTTCAGTTTATTGGAAGTATGTTACCACTGCATATAAAGGGGCATTTGTACCTTTGATAATAATGGCACAAATTCTTTCTCAGATTCTAATAATAGTCAGTAGTTACTGGATGGTGTTGGCTACTCCATTTTCGATGGATATGAGACCTCAAATTAGAGATTCCACTTTCATCTTTGTTTATGTTGTTTTGATCCTTGGAAGCTCTATTTGCATATTTACAAGGTCTATACTAGTTGTAACTGCTGGATACAAGTCTGCCACTTTGTTCTTCAACAAAATGCATTTGTGTATTTTTCGTGCTCCCATGTCATTTTTTGATTCTACTCCGAGTGGAAGGATTCTAAATCGG GTATCCATAGATCAAAGTGCACTTGATACCTTTATTCCACGTCAAATTGAAGAACTTCTTATCTCAGTTATAGCATTTCTAGGAACTGCTATAGTAATGTCACTGGTGGCATGGAAAATGTTAATAGTTTTTATCCCGATGATTGTGACATGCATATGGTATCAG AAATACTACACACCTGCAGCACGAGAATTGTCACGATTGTTTGGAGTATGCCAGGCTCCAATCATACAACATTTTGTTGAATCTAGTTTAGGTTCAACAACAATCAGGTGCTTTGACCAAGAAGAAAGATTTATGGACACAAACCTCAAGCTTGTGGATGAGTATTCTCGGCCCAAATTTCATTTCTCTGGTGCAATGGAGTGGTTATGCTTTCGCATGGATTTGTTAGCATCCATCACATATGCcttctctttgattttcttgatcTCAATACCAGAGGGTGTATTCGCTCCTG GTGTTATGGGTTTAGCAGTCACATATGGACTTAGTTTCAATATGCATGGGGTCGTATGGGATCTTAACAGACTAGAGACTAAAATCATATCTGTTGAGAGAATACTGCAATATTCTTGCATCCCAAGCGAACCACCTTTGTTGGTCATAGAAAATAGGCCAAGTCATGATTGGCCATCACAAGGAAAAGTTGATATTGTTGATCTGCAG GTCCGGTATGCCTCACACCTTCCTCCTGTCTTGCGAGACCTCACATGCTCTTTCCCAGGAGGGATGAAGATTGGCATTGTTGGGCGAACGGGAAGTGGCAAATCAACTCTTGTACAAGCTCTTTTTCGCATGCTTGAAGCTACAACCGGTCATATTTTGATAGATAGTATAAACATCTCTAAGATTGGACTTCATGACTTAAGATCAAGATTGAGCATAATCCCACAAGACCCAACAATGTTTCAGGGAACTCTAAGAAACAATCTTGACCCGCTTGAAGAGTACACCGATGAACAAATCTGGGag GCTTTAGATAGAGTTCAACTTGGTGATAAAGTTAGAAAGAAGGATGGAAAGCTTGATTCTGCAG TGACAGAGAACGGAGAGAATTGGAGTATAGGTCAAAGGCAGCTAGTCTGTTTAGGGCGGGTACTACTGAAGAGGAGCAAAGTGTTAGTACTTGATGAAGCTACTGCATCAGTAGATACCGCGACTGACTATCTAATTCAGCAAACGCTTAAGCAACACTTTTCAATGTCTACGGTCATCACAATTGCACACAGAATGACATCAATTCTTGATATTGATATGGTTCTCCTTCTCGATAATG GTGTTCTACTTGAATATGATTCCCCAGCCAAATTGTTAAAGACTAAGTCTTCATTTGCAAGGcttgttaaggaatatactcGAAGATGTAGTTCCTAG